A single genomic interval of Salmo trutta chromosome 13, fSalTru1.1, whole genome shotgun sequence harbors:
- the LOC115204991 gene encoding piggyBac transposable element-derived protein 4-like, with protein sequence MARNTTPPNARPQPAPRRGPDFSAAQVLEQIASSVDREDEEDFCDSEEEDVSEDEDGEEYDPERDADDSALREPEPEREDPAAAVRGRRETLLSKNGKIKWSSLAYRGPDLPRAVRHPGPAVTPGPTAYAASRALDIESTFRLFVTPAIERIVVDMTNLQGVRKYSDGWRPMDSVDLRAYLGLLILAGVYRSRGEAAASLWDAESGRTVFRATMPLKVFHKYSRLLRFDDRRTRPARLAADRLAAIREVWDLWQERLPALYNPGSDLTVDEQLVPFRGRCPFRQYIPSKPAKYGIKSWVACDAKSSYAWKMQVYTGKAAGGAPEKNQGARVVLDLTQGLPAGHNVTCDNFFTSYELGQRLLERNLTVVGTVRKNKPELPPALLQSKGRQVSSSMFAFTPTATLVSYLAKRNKNVLLLSTLHTEADVSDRRDRKPALILDYNRNKGGVDNLDKVVGTYSCRRMTARWPLVIFHNILDVSSYNAFVIWREIKPDWMPRKRNKRRVFLEQLGKALVKPLIQRRQRLPRTEAASALVKVLQGADRDAAPPPARERAAGPDAAAPLVASKRKRCQLCPPKKDAKTHTACCRCKKYICKGCSHAYCHTCALWAFSRDGTG encoded by the exons ATGGCGAGGAATACGACCCCGCCGAACGCGAGGCCGCAGCCGGCGCCTCGCCGCGGTCCCGATTTCAGCGCGGCTCAGGTCCTGGAACAGATAGCCTCCAGCGTCGACCGAGAAGACGAAGAAGACTTTTGCGATTCCGAAGAGGAGGACGTTTCGGAAGACGAAGACGGCGAGGAATACGACCCCGAACGTGACGCGGACGACTCGGCCTTGCG agagccagagccagagcgagaggacCCGGCGGCGGCCGTCCGAGGCCGAAGGGAGACGTTGCTGTCAAAAAACGGCAAAATCAAATGGTCCTCCTTGGCCTATCGCGGCCCGGACCTGCCCCGCGCCGTCCGCCACCCCGGCCCCGCGGTGACGCCCGGCCCTACGGCCTACGCGGCGTCGCGCGCGCTCGACATCGAGTCCACCTTCCGGCTGTTTGTCACGCCGGCGATAGAAAGGATCGTCGTGGACATGACCAATCTGCAGGGGGTGAGAAAATACAGCGACGGCTGGCGACCCATGGACTCGGTCGACCTGCGCGCCTACCTAGGGCTGCTAATCCTAGCGGGCGTCTACAGGTCCCGGGGCGAGGCCGCGGCCAGCCTGTGGGACGCGGAGAGCGGCAGGACCGTGTTCCGAGCCACCATGCCGCTCAAGGTCTTTCACAAGTACTCGAGGCTGCTGCGATTCGACGACCGCCGGACGAGACCCGCGAGACTCGCCGCCGACAGactggcggccataagagaggtctgggaccTGTGGCAGGAGCGGCTGCCGGCCCTCTACAACCCGGGGTCCGACTTGACGGTGGACGAACAACTGGTCCCGTTCAGAG GGCGCTGTCCTTTCCGACAGTACATCCCCAGCAAGCCGGCCAAATACGGCATCAAGTCGTGGGTGGCCTGCGACGCCAagtccagctacgcttggaagatgcaagtctacaccggTAAGGCGGCCGGCGGAGCCCCCGAGAAGAACCAGGGCGCCCGCGTCGTCCTCGATCTCACGCAGGGGCTGCCCGCTGGTCACAACGTCACCTGCGACAACTTCTTCACCTCCTACGAACTCGGCCAGCGGCTCCTCGAGAGGAACCTCACCGTGGTCGGCACGGTGCGAAAGAACAAGCCCGAGCTCCCTCCCGCGCTGCTCCAGtcaaagggcagacaggtctcgtCCTCCATGTTCGCCTTCACGCCCACCGCCACTCTGGTGTCCTACCTGGCAAAGAGAAATAAGAACGTGCTGCTCCTGAGCACGCTGCACACGGAGGCCGACGTCAGCGATCGCCGCGACCGGAAGCCGGCCCTCATCCTAGACTACAACCGCAACAAGGGCGGCGTGGACAACCTAGACAAGGTGGTCGGCACCTACAGCTGCAgacggatgactgcccgctggcccctggtcatcttccacaaCATCCTCGACGTGTCCTCCTACAACGCCTTTGTCATATGGCGAGAGATCAAGCCCGACTGGATGCCTCggaagcggaacaagaggagggtgttcctggagcagctgggaaaggcgctGGTCAAGCCCTTGATACAAAGAAGGCAGCGTCTCCCCCGCACCGAAGCCGCGTCCGCGCTCGTCAAAGTCCTGCAGGGTGCCGACCGCGACGCCGCTCCTCCGCCGGCCCGGGAGCGCGCCGCCGGCCCGGACGCCGCCGCCCCGCTAGTGGCCAGCAAGAGGAAGAGGTGTCAGCTCTGCCCGCCCAAGAAGGACGCCAAGACACACACGGCGTGCTGCAGGTgtaagaaatacatctgcaaaggctGTTCGCACGCCTACTGTCACACTTGTGCCCTCTGGGCCTTTAGCCGAGACGGGACAGGGTGA